From Sulfuricella sp., a single genomic window includes:
- a CDS encoding ABC transporter ATP-binding protein, with translation MTSSIQCPIPVPGVPLLEVHEIRQAYGSQAVVKGLSFSLAQGSIGCLLGPSGCGKTTVLRGVAGFEPVSGGEILLNGASVSRPGFMLPPEQRRIGMVFQDYALFPHLSVADNVAFGLHGANRQERALRVAELLEVVGLPDSGRKFPHELSGGQQQRVALARALAPCPALLLLDEPFSSLDVELRERLGQEVRDILKQQNATALLVTHDQHEAFAIADEIGVMHQGVLQQWDSAYNLYHQPASRFVADFIGEGVLIPGTALSGDRVETELGILAGNIPEACRNQRQVEVLLRPDDIVHDDASPMQAMVAHKAFRGADILYTLLLPSGQKVLSLVPSHHNHADGEKIGIRLEADHVVMFPRAEAGGL, from the coding sequence ATGACTTCTTCCATTCAATGCCCCATCCCCGTTCCCGGCGTGCCGCTGCTGGAAGTGCATGAAATTCGCCAGGCCTATGGCAGCCAGGCGGTGGTGAAGGGGCTTTCCTTCAGCCTCGCCCAGGGAAGTATCGGCTGCCTGCTCGGCCCCTCCGGTTGCGGCAAGACCACCGTGCTGCGCGGCGTGGCCGGCTTCGAGCCGGTCAGCGGCGGGGAGATACTGCTCAACGGCGCCAGCGTGAGCCGGCCCGGCTTCATGCTTCCGCCCGAACAGCGGCGCATCGGCATGGTGTTCCAGGATTACGCCCTGTTTCCCCATCTCAGCGTGGCAGATAACGTGGCCTTCGGCCTGCATGGCGCCAACCGGCAGGAGCGCGCCCTGCGCGTGGCTGAGCTGCTGGAAGTGGTGGGCCTGCCCGACAGCGGGCGCAAGTTCCCGCACGAGCTGTCCGGCGGCCAGCAGCAGCGCGTGGCGCTGGCCCGCGCCCTGGCGCCGTGCCCCGCGCTGCTGCTGCTGGACGAGCCGTTTTCCAGCCTCGACGTGGAACTGCGCGAGCGGCTCGGCCAGGAAGTGCGCGACATCCTCAAGCAGCAGAACGCCACCGCGCTCCTCGTCACCCACGACCAGCACGAGGCCTTCGCCATCGCCGACGAAATCGGCGTCATGCACCAGGGCGTGCTGCAGCAATGGGACAGCGCCTACAATCTCTATCACCAGCCCGCCAGCCGCTTCGTCGCGGACTTCATCGGCGAGGGCGTGCTGATTCCGGGCACGGCATTGAGTGGAGATCGCGTGGAAACCGAGCTGGGCATCCTGGCCGGAAACATTCCAGAAGCGTGCCGCAACCAGCGCCAGGTGGAAGTGCTGCTGCGCCCCGACGACATCGTGCACGACGATGCCAGCCCCATGCAGGCCATGGTGGCGCACAAGGCCTTTCGCGGCGCCGACATTCTCTACACCCTGCTGCTCCCAAGCGGGCAGAAAGTGCTATCCCTGGTGCCCAGCCATCATAATCACGCCGACGGGGAGAAGATCGGCATCCGGCTGGAAGCGGATCATGTGGTGATGTTTCCGCGCGCTGAAGCAGGCGGCTTGTAA
- the hemA gene encoding glutamyl-tRNA reductase, with translation MQLFAFGINHHTAPLAIREQVAFHAESVKQALLDLVDHRPVKEAAILSTCNRTEVYCNTDEPRQAIEWMADFHQLKTHAIEPYLYTLPKQDAVKHAFRVASGLDSMVLGETQILGQLKQAVRTAEQAGTMGTLLHKLFQRTFSVAKEVRGTTAIGANSVSMAAAAVRLAQRIFPSIHEQNVLFIGAGEMIELCANHFAAQHPKHILVANRTLERAATLAQRFGGGAITLNDLPDHLAAYDIIVTSTASPLPILGKGMVERAIKARKHRPMFMVDLAVPRDIEEEVGEMDDVFLYSVDDLSQVVQEGLDSRQVAAAEAEAIVESRVRSFVEWMENREVVPTIRALRDHADRVRRQELEHAQRMLARGEDPQEVMELMARALTNKFLHNPSHALSHASGEDRQQLEAMLRRLYQIHHE, from the coding sequence ATGCAGCTATTCGCCTTCGGCATCAATCACCACACCGCGCCGCTTGCCATTCGCGAGCAAGTGGCGTTCCATGCCGAAAGCGTGAAGCAGGCCCTGCTGGACCTGGTGGACCATCGTCCGGTGAAGGAGGCGGCGATCCTCTCCACCTGCAACCGCACCGAGGTGTATTGCAACACCGACGAGCCTCGGCAGGCAATCGAGTGGATGGCCGATTTTCATCAGCTCAAGACCCACGCCATCGAGCCCTACCTTTACACCCTGCCCAAGCAGGATGCGGTGAAGCATGCATTCCGCGTCGCCAGCGGCCTGGATTCCATGGTGCTGGGCGAAACCCAGATTCTCGGCCAGCTCAAGCAGGCGGTCAGAACCGCCGAGCAGGCCGGCACCATGGGCACGCTGCTGCACAAGCTGTTCCAGCGCACTTTCTCGGTGGCCAAGGAGGTGCGCGGCACCACCGCCATCGGCGCCAATTCGGTGTCCATGGCCGCCGCCGCGGTGCGCCTGGCGCAGCGCATTTTCCCCAGCATTCACGAGCAGAACGTGCTGTTCATCGGCGCGGGCGAAATGATCGAGCTGTGCGCCAACCACTTTGCTGCCCAGCACCCCAAGCACATCCTGGTTGCCAACCGCACCCTGGAACGCGCCGCCACGCTGGCGCAGCGCTTTGGTGGCGGTGCCATCACCCTCAACGATCTGCCCGATCACCTCGCCGCCTACGACATTATCGTCACCTCCACCGCCAGCCCGCTGCCGATCCTGGGCAAGGGTATGGTGGAGCGCGCCATCAAGGCGCGCAAGCACCGCCCCATGTTCATGGTCGATCTCGCCGTGCCGCGCGACATCGAGGAAGAAGTGGGCGAGATGGACGACGTTTTTCTCTACAGCGTGGACGACCTTTCCCAGGTGGTGCAGGAGGGCCTGGACAGCCGCCAGGTCGCGGCCGCCGAGGCCGAGGCCATCGTCGAATCGCGCGTGCGCAGCTTCGTGGAATGGATGGAAAACCGCGAAGTGGTGCCGACCATCCGCGCCCTGCGCGACCATGCCGACCGCGTGCGCCGCCAGGAACTGGAACATGCCCAGCGCATGCTGGCCCGGGGTGAAGATCCGCAGGAGGTGATGGAACTGATGGCGCGGGCGCTGACCAACAAGTTCCTGCATAACCCCAGCCACGCGCTAAGCCACGCCAGCGGCGAAGATCGCCAGCAGCTTGAAGCCATGCTGCGCAGGCTTTACCAAATCCACCACGAATAG
- the yegQ gene encoding tRNA 5-hydroxyuridine modification protein YegQ yields MKQPELLLPAGSLEKMRTAYAFGADAVYAGQPRYSLRARNNEFKLDQLETGIAEAHALGKKFFVASNLMPHNAKVKTYLADMEPVIAMNPDALIMADPGLIMMVREKWPEVPVHLSVQANTVNYAAVKFWQSMGLTRVILSRELSLDEIEEIRQLCPDMELEVFVHGALCIAYSGRCLLSGYFNHRDPNQGTCTNSCRWDYKVHEGEEDAAGVIRADFSAQMQESALSDCGSLPRHPLADKVYLLEEQNRPGELMPVMEDEHGTYIMNSKDLRAVEHVERLTKMGIDSLKIEGRTKSIYYVARTAQVYRCAIDDALAGRTFDLNHLSSLETLANRGYTDGFYQRHHTAEHQNYMRGYSESAKSQYVGDIVSFDAASQMAEINVKNRFVVGDRLELLLPSGNRVVRLERMENLEGEAIDAAPGSGWRVRIPLPPGDFSQGLVARFVS; encoded by the coding sequence ATGAAACAACCCGAACTTCTCTTGCCTGCCGGTTCGCTGGAAAAAATGCGCACCGCCTATGCTTTTGGCGCCGATGCGGTGTATGCCGGCCAGCCGCGCTACTCATTACGCGCGCGTAACAACGAATTTAAGCTCGACCAACTGGAAACCGGCATTGCGGAAGCCCACGCCCTGGGCAAGAAGTTCTTTGTCGCCAGCAACCTCATGCCGCACAACGCCAAGGTCAAGACTTACCTGGCCGACATGGAGCCGGTCATCGCCATGAATCCCGATGCCCTGATCATGGCCGACCCCGGCCTGATCATGATGGTGCGCGAGAAATGGCCGGAAGTGCCGGTCCATCTTTCCGTGCAGGCCAATACGGTGAACTACGCGGCGGTGAAATTCTGGCAAAGCATGGGGCTGACGCGCGTGATCCTGTCGCGCGAGCTGTCGCTCGACGAGATCGAGGAGATCCGCCAGCTGTGCCCGGATATGGAACTCGAAGTATTCGTCCACGGCGCGTTGTGCATCGCCTATTCGGGCCGCTGCCTGCTGTCTGGCTATTTCAACCACCGCGATCCCAATCAGGGGACCTGCACCAACTCCTGCCGCTGGGATTACAAGGTGCATGAAGGCGAGGAGGATGCAGCGGGCGTGATCCGCGCCGATTTTTCGGCGCAGATGCAGGAAAGCGCTCTGTCCGATTGTGGCAGCCTGCCGCGCCACCCGCTGGCGGACAAGGTCTACCTGCTGGAAGAGCAGAACCGTCCGGGCGAGCTGATGCCGGTGATGGAAGACGAGCACGGCACCTACATCATGAATTCCAAGGATTTGCGCGCGGTGGAGCATGTCGAGCGTCTGACCAAAATGGGCATTGACTCGCTCAAGATCGAGGGTCGCACCAAGTCGATCTATTATGTTGCGCGCACCGCGCAGGTGTACCGTTGCGCCATCGACGATGCGCTGGCAGGGCGGACTTTTGACCTGAACCATCTGTCCTCGCTGGAAACCCTGGCCAATCGCGGCTATACCGACGGCTTCTACCAGCGCCACCATACTGCCGAGCATCAGAACTACATGCGCGGCTATTCGGAAAGCGCCAAGAGCCAGTACGTTGGCGATATCGTGAGCTTCGATGCCGCCAGCCAGATGGCCGAGATCAACGTCAAGAACCGCTTTGTGGTGGGCGACCGGCTGGAGTTGCTCCTGCCCTCCGGCAACCGGGTGGTGCGGCTGGAGCGCATGGAAAACCTGGAGGGCGAGGCCATCGACGCCGCTCCGGGCAGTGGCTGGAGAGTGCGCATTCCCTTGCCGCCGGGGGATTTTTCGCAGGGGCTGGTAGCGCGTTTTGTGTCTTGA
- the prmC gene encoding peptide chain release factor N(5)-glutamine methyltransferase has translation MATLAEVLVQDSQKLRQALGLDLREARLEIQILLSHALGVARSWLIGHDRDALAESAAQSYTDLLTRRLAGEPIAYIVGNREFFGLEFKTTPVVLIPRPETELLVELALQKIPENLPCSVLDLGTGSGAIAISIARNRPQAAVTAVDQSPEALAVARENAARLGVPNLRLLHSNWFGVLEGETFDLIVSNPPYVEAADPHLQRGDVRFEPISALASGADGLDDIRRITAVAPQHLNPGGWLLFEHGYNQGEGCREILRQHGYAAVETIRDLAGLERVSLGSIAKKSCN, from the coding sequence TTGGCAACGCTGGCCGAGGTTCTGGTGCAGGATAGCCAGAAACTGCGGCAGGCTCTTGGCCTCGACCTGCGTGAAGCGCGGCTGGAAATCCAGATACTGCTCAGCCACGCGCTTGGCGTGGCGCGTTCCTGGCTCATCGGCCATGACCGCGATGCTTTGGCGGAATCCGCCGCACAAAGCTACACAGACCTGCTGACCCGCCGCCTCGCGGGCGAACCCATCGCCTACATCGTCGGGAACCGGGAGTTTTTCGGCCTGGAATTCAAAACCACCCCCGTCGTATTGATTCCGCGTCCTGAAACTGAACTTCTGGTCGAACTTGCGCTGCAAAAAATCCCCGAAAACCTGCCCTGCAGCGTGCTGGATCTCGGCACCGGCAGCGGTGCCATTGCCATCAGCATCGCCAGGAACCGGCCGCAGGCGGCAGTGACCGCCGTCGATCAGTCACCGGAGGCGCTGGCCGTGGCGCGGGAGAATGCGGCCCGGCTGGGAGTGCCCAATCTGCGGCTCCTGCACAGCAACTGGTTCGGCGTGCTCGAAGGGGAAACCTTCGATCTCATCGTTTCCAATCCCCCCTATGTGGAAGCCGCCGACCCCCACCTGCAACGCGGTGATGTGCGCTTCGAACCCATCTCCGCGCTGGCATCCGGGGCGGACGGCCTGGATGATATCCGCCGCATCACCGCTGTCGCACCACAACACCTCAATCCGGGTGGCTGGCTGCTGTTTGAGCATGGCTACAATCAGGGAGAGGGCTGCCGCGAGATATTGCGCCAGCATGGCTATGCTGCGGTGGAGACAATTCGCGATCTGGCTGGGCTGGAGCGGGTGAGCCTGGGCTCTATAGCAAAAAAATCGTGTAATTAA
- the prfA gene encoding peptide chain release factor 1: MKSSILAKLASLSERLEELNLLLSSADITSNMDNYRKLTREHADITPVVAQYHAWQQCEQDIRDAQEMLADPEMKEFAAAEIEEGKARLEQIELDLQKLLLPKDPNDERNVFLEIRAGTGGDESALFSGDLFRMYTRYAERQRWQVEIVSESPGEMGGYKEVIAKIIGQGAYSKLKFESGGHRVQRVPATETQGRIHTSACTVAIMPEADELAEVNLNPADLRIDTFRASGAGGQHINKTDSAIRITHLPTGIVVECQDDRSQHKNKAQAMSVLAARIMDGQLRERNAKEAATRKSLIGSGDRSERIRTYNFPQGRITDHRINLTLYKIDQIMDGDMDELTGALMAEHQAEMLASLAGEG, from the coding sequence ATGAAATCATCTATCCTGGCCAAGCTCGCTTCCCTCAGCGAGCGGCTGGAGGAGCTCAATTTGCTCCTTTCCAGCGCCGATATCACCAGCAACATGGACAACTACCGCAAGCTCACGCGTGAGCATGCGGATATCACGCCGGTGGTGGCGCAGTACCATGCCTGGCAGCAGTGCGAGCAGGACATACGCGACGCGCAGGAAATGCTGGCCGACCCGGAAATGAAGGAATTCGCCGCGGCGGAGATCGAGGAAGGAAAGGCGCGACTGGAACAGATCGAGCTCGATCTGCAGAAGCTGCTGCTGCCCAAGGACCCCAACGACGAGCGCAACGTGTTCCTGGAAATCCGCGCCGGCACCGGCGGCGACGAGTCTGCGCTGTTCTCCGGCGACCTGTTCCGCATGTACACGCGCTACGCCGAGCGCCAGCGCTGGCAGGTGGAAATCGTCTCGGAAAGCCCGGGCGAAATGGGCGGCTACAAGGAAGTGATCGCCAAGATCATCGGCCAGGGCGCCTATTCCAAGCTCAAGTTCGAGTCCGGAGGACACCGCGTGCAGCGCGTCCCGGCGACCGAAACCCAGGGCCGCATCCACACTTCCGCCTGCACCGTCGCCATCATGCCGGAAGCGGATGAGCTGGCCGAGGTCAACCTGAATCCGGCCGACCTGCGCATCGACACCTTCCGCGCCTCCGGCGCGGGCGGCCAGCATATCAACAAGACCGACTCGGCGATCCGCATCACCCACCTGCCCACCGGCATCGTGGTGGAATGCCAGGACGACCGCTCGCAGCACAAGAACAAGGCCCAGGCCATGAGCGTGCTGGCTGCGCGCATCATGGACGGGCAGTTGCGCGAACGCAATGCCAAGGAAGCCGCAACGCGCAAATCCCTGATCGGCAGCGGCGACCGCTCCGAGCGCATCCGCACCTACAACTTCCCGCAAGGGCGCATCACCGACCACCGCATCAATCTGACCCTGTACAAGATCGACCAGATCATGGACGGCGACATGGACGAGCTCACCGGCGCGCTGATGGCCGAGCACCAGGCGGAAATGCTGGCCAGCCTGGCCGGAGAAGGCTGA
- the dnaE gene encoding DNA polymerase III subunit alpha: MSQPSFIHLRLHSEYSITDGIVRLDAGKDHACPPVERAKADGMPALALTDLSTLFGMVKFYKAARSGGVKPLIGCDVWIENEANRDQPGRLLLLCQNRTGYGNLCELLSQAFRGNQYRGRAEIRKEWLASSFGDGLIALSGAHLGDIGQAFLNGNEAQARQLALEWAKCFPQRFYLELQRPGSNAAEEYVQQALLLAGELDLPVVATHPIQFLDQDDFRAHEARVCIAEGYVLGDQRRPRNFTEQQYFKSQAEMAELFADIPEALENSVEIAKRCNLTVELGKSKLPLFPIPEGMSESEYLIKRAEDGLAERMKELYPDEAKRAEQYPTYTDRLKFETDTIVQMGFPGYFLIVADFINWAKHNQVPVGPGRGSGAGSLVAYSLGITDLDPLRYALLFERFLNPERVSMPDFDVDFCQETRYKVIEYVRRQYGADAVSQIATFGTMAAKAVLRDVGRVLDMPYLFCDGLSKLIPAQPGKFVSLNQALEEVPELKERYDNEEEVRELFELALKLEGMTRNVGMHAGGVLIAPGKLTDFCPLYVASGADAVTVSQFDKDDVEAVGLVKFDFLGLRNLTIIELALKYLKRLDPTFTGPLDTQHFDDPAAYEILKKANTTAVFQLESDGMKKLLAKLQPDRFEDIIAVLALYRPGPLGSGMVDDFILRKKGLQKIDYFHEDLKACLSPTYGVIVYQEQVMQISQIIGGYTLGGADMLRRAMGKKKPEEMAKHRETIAAGAREKGYDPALAEKLFDLMTKFAEYGFNKSHTAAYAVVSYQTAWLKAHHTAAFMAATLSSELDNTDQLKVFYEDTLANKVKVLGPDINVSNYRFEPVSRSAIRYGLGAVKGTGEQAVLSIEAERKAGGPFRDLFDFCRRVDKRIVNRRTIEALICAGAFDLITDHRASLLASAGLAMESAEQHNRSINQASLFGEDSAGDSAEILVDVPRWGEAEQLQFEKKSLGFYFSGHPYDSYRKELSTFIRTRLSDLAPQHQPVYMAGIIYAIRTQMTRRGKMAFITLDDGSGRQDVSVFSELFDSNRELLREDQLLIVEGKVSKDDYAGGFRVVAEKLLGLAGARTRFAKAMLLKCNGGSNAGKLKDLLTPYRNGGCPVRIAYRNGGATCELQLGDEWRVSLHDELLSSLHEQLQKENVQIVY, encoded by the coding sequence ATGAGCCAGCCTTCTTTCATCCACCTCCGCCTCCACAGCGAATACTCCATAACCGACGGCATCGTGCGTCTGGACGCGGGCAAGGACCATGCCTGCCCGCCGGTGGAGCGCGCCAAGGCCGATGGCATGCCCGCCCTGGCGCTGACCGATCTGAGCACCCTGTTCGGCATGGTGAAGTTCTACAAGGCGGCGCGGAGCGGTGGCGTCAAACCACTCATCGGCTGCGACGTATGGATAGAGAACGAGGCCAACCGCGACCAGCCGGGCCGTCTGCTGCTGCTGTGCCAGAATCGGACCGGTTATGGCAACCTGTGCGAGCTGCTGTCGCAGGCTTTCCGCGGCAACCAGTACCGGGGCCGGGCGGAAATCAGGAAGGAGTGGCTGGCCTCATCTTTCGGTGACGGACTGATCGCCCTGTCCGGCGCGCATCTGGGCGATATCGGCCAGGCATTTCTGAACGGCAACGAAGCGCAGGCGCGCCAGCTGGCGCTGGAATGGGCCAAGTGTTTTCCGCAGCGCTTTTACCTCGAACTGCAGCGCCCCGGCTCCAACGCGGCGGAAGAATACGTGCAGCAGGCGCTGCTTCTGGCCGGGGAGCTCGACCTGCCGGTGGTGGCCACCCACCCCATCCAGTTTCTCGACCAGGATGATTTCCGCGCCCACGAAGCGCGCGTGTGCATTGCCGAGGGTTACGTGCTGGGCGACCAGCGGCGCCCCAGGAACTTTACCGAGCAGCAGTATTTCAAGAGCCAGGCCGAGATGGCCGAGCTGTTCGCCGACATCCCCGAGGCGCTGGAAAACAGCGTCGAGATCGCCAAGCGCTGCAACCTGACCGTTGAGCTGGGCAAGAGCAAGCTGCCGCTGTTTCCCATCCCCGAGGGGATGAGCGAAAGCGAGTACCTGATCAAGCGCGCCGAGGACGGGCTGGCGGAGCGCATGAAAGAGCTGTATCCGGACGAGGCGAAACGCGCCGAGCAGTATCCCACCTATACGGACCGGCTCAAGTTCGAAACCGACACCATTGTGCAAATGGGCTTTCCCGGCTACTTCCTGATCGTGGCGGACTTCATCAACTGGGCCAAGCACAACCAGGTGCCCGTCGGCCCGGGACGGGGTTCCGGCGCCGGTTCGCTGGTGGCCTACAGCCTCGGCATCACCGACCTCGATCCGCTGCGCTACGCCCTGCTGTTCGAGCGCTTCCTCAACCCGGAGCGGGTGTCCATGCCCGACTTCGACGTGGATTTCTGCCAGGAAACCCGCTACAAGGTGATCGAGTACGTGCGCCGCCAGTACGGCGCCGACGCGGTATCGCAGATCGCCACCTTCGGCACCATGGCCGCCAAGGCGGTGCTGCGCGACGTGGGACGCGTGCTGGACATGCCTTATCTCTTCTGCGACGGCCTTTCCAAGCTGATCCCCGCCCAGCCGGGCAAATTCGTCAGCCTCAACCAAGCGCTGGAAGAAGTGCCCGAGCTCAAGGAACGCTACGACAACGAGGAGGAAGTGCGCGAACTGTTCGAGCTGGCGCTCAAGCTCGAAGGCATGACGCGCAATGTCGGCATGCACGCCGGCGGGGTGCTGATCGCGCCCGGCAAGCTGACCGACTTCTGCCCGCTGTATGTGGCCTCCGGCGCCGATGCGGTCACGGTATCCCAGTTCGACAAGGACGACGTGGAAGCCGTAGGGCTGGTGAAGTTCGACTTCCTCGGCCTCCGGAACCTGACCATCATCGAGCTGGCGCTGAAATACCTCAAGCGGCTCGACCCGACTTTCACCGGGCCACTCGACACCCAGCATTTCGACGATCCGGCAGCCTACGAAATTCTGAAGAAAGCCAACACCACGGCGGTGTTCCAGCTGGAATCGGACGGCATGAAAAAACTGCTGGCCAAGCTCCAGCCGGACCGTTTCGAGGACATCATCGCGGTGCTCGCGCTGTATCGCCCCGGCCCGCTCGGTTCGGGCATGGTGGACGATTTCATCCTGCGCAAGAAGGGCCTGCAGAAGATCGACTATTTCCACGAGGATCTGAAAGCCTGCCTGTCGCCCACCTACGGCGTGATCGTGTATCAGGAACAGGTGATGCAGATTTCGCAGATCATCGGCGGCTACACCCTGGGCGGCGCCGACATGCTGCGCCGCGCCATGGGCAAGAAGAAGCCCGAGGAAATGGCCAAGCACCGCGAAACCATCGCCGCGGGCGCCAGGGAGAAGGGCTACGACCCGGCGCTGGCCGAGAAGCTGTTCGACCTGATGACCAAGTTTGCCGAATACGGCTTCAACAAGTCGCACACCGCCGCCTACGCCGTGGTCTCCTACCAGACCGCCTGGCTCAAGGCGCACCACACCGCCGCCTTCATGGCCGCCACCCTGTCCTCGGAACTGGACAACACTGACCAGCTCAAGGTGTTCTACGAGGATACACTGGCCAACAAGGTCAAGGTGCTGGGGCCGGACATCAACGTCTCCAATTACCGCTTCGAGCCGGTATCACGCTCGGCGATCCGCTACGGCCTGGGCGCGGTCAAGGGCACCGGCGAGCAGGCAGTGCTGTCCATCGAGGCCGAGCGCAAGGCCGGCGGCCCGTTCCGCGACCTGTTCGATTTCTGCCGCCGCGTGGACAAGCGCATCGTCAACCGGCGCACCATCGAGGCGCTGATTTGCGCTGGCGCTTTTGATTTGATTACCGACCATCGTGCCAGCCTGCTGGCTTCAGCCGGACTGGCAATGGAATCCGCCGAACAGCATAACCGTTCGATAAATCAGGCCAGCCTGTTTGGTGAGGATAGCGCCGGGGATTCGGCTGAAATCCTGGTGGATGTACCACGCTGGGGCGAAGCGGAACAACTGCAGTTTGAAAAGAAAAGCCTGGGCTTCTATTTCAGCGGCCACCCCTACGACAGCTACCGCAAGGAACTGTCCACTTTCATCCGCACCAGGCTCTCCGACCTGGCGCCGCAACACCAGCCGGTTTACATGGCAGGCATCATCTACGCCATCCGCACCCAGATGACGCGGCGCGGCAAGATGGCTTTCATCACCCTCGATGACGGCAGCGGACGCCAGGATGTATCGGTCTTCAGCGAACTGTTCGACAGCAATCGCGAGCTGCTGAGGGAAGACCAGCTGCTGATCGTGGAGGGCAAGGTGAGCAAGGACGACTACGCCGGCGGCTTCCGGGTGGTGGCCGAAAAACTGCTTGGCCTGGCCGGCGCGCGTACCCGCTTCGCCAAGGCCATGCTGCTGAAATGCAACGGCGGCAGCAATGCGGGCAAGCTGAAGGACCTGCTGACCCCCTACCGCAACGGCGGCTGCCCGGTGCGCATCGCCTACCGCAACGGCGGCGCGACCTGCGAACTGCAACTGGGCGACGAGTGGCGCGTCAGCCTGCACGACGAATTACTGAGTTCGCTGCACGAGCAACTGCAAAAGGAAAACGTGCAGATCGTGTATTGA